The Algoriphagus halophilus genome window below encodes:
- a CDS encoding sugar phosphate isomerase/epimerase family protein, giving the protein MPKIAAFPKAFMQALCKDGSMKISEWIDLAAPLDIDGLEWYAGFLEMENKKNWPVFRRMVEDKGMVIPMMCCSPDFTHRDKAFREKEIQKQKRWIEMTDELGGKYCRVLSGQYRPELSVEEGIKLAKECIETCLPYAQSLGITLIIENHYKDDFWEYPEFAQKREIFTKLVNSIHHPYFGVNYDPSNTYLAGEDPLDLLYDVSERVVTMHASDRYLKNGTIEDLRKEEGGAQGYAKRLSHGEIGQGMNDYDAIFSELKRVGFDSWISIEDGVDGMDQLERSVGFLKKKIAQYWHQ; this is encoded by the coding sequence ATGCCTAAAATAGCCGCCTTCCCAAAAGCATTTATGCAGGCCCTTTGTAAAGACGGGTCCATGAAAATTTCCGAATGGATTGATCTTGCTGCTCCCCTGGACATTGATGGGCTGGAGTGGTATGCAGGTTTTTTGGAAATGGAAAACAAGAAAAACTGGCCTGTATTCAGGAGAATGGTAGAGGATAAAGGAATGGTCATTCCAATGATGTGCTGCTCTCCAGACTTCACACATCGAGACAAGGCTTTTCGGGAAAAAGAGATACAAAAGCAAAAGCGTTGGATAGAAATGACCGATGAATTGGGAGGCAAATATTGTCGGGTTCTTTCCGGTCAATATAGACCTGAATTATCAGTCGAGGAAGGAATCAAATTAGCTAAAGAATGTATCGAGACCTGTCTCCCTTATGCTCAATCATTAGGAATTACCTTGATTATAGAAAACCATTACAAAGATGATTTTTGGGAGTACCCTGAGTTTGCACAAAAAAGAGAGATTTTCACAAAACTGGTCAATAGCATTCATCATCCCTATTTCGGTGTAAACTACGACCCCAGCAATACTTATTTAGCAGGGGAAGATCCATTGGATTTATTGTATGATGTATCAGAAAGAGTAGTCACCATGCATGCCAGTGATCGGTATCTGAAAAATGGTACTATAGAAGATCTGAGAAAAGAAGAAGGAGGAGCACAAGGCTATGCCAAAAGACTAAGTCATGGAGAAATCGGCCAAGGCATGAATGATTACGATGCCATTTTTTCTGAATTAAAAAGAGTGGGCTTTGACTCTTGGATCAGCATTGAAGACGGGGTTGATGGGATGGATCAGCTCGAGCGAAGTGTAGGGTTTTTGAAGAAAAAAATAGCTCAGTATTGGCATCAATGA